A region of the Callithrix jacchus isolate 240 chromosome 10, calJac240_pri, whole genome shotgun sequence genome:
ATGAGGTGGTTTCTCCTCAAGAAAACTCCTAGTTCATTTACACGTAACAAATTCTCACAGGGGATCCTAACTATCATGTTCGCTTTTGCATCTTTATATTACTATAGCATTGAATTAGAActtctgagatttgggaggagcctGTTTTACCAAACTTTTCCACAATCCTTTCTcacttttaattgtttttatctgCCTTAAGCTCATTTTAATGCGTTGCATGTTTTACTTTGCATAATGGgtctttgggcaagttattgCCTTTCTTAAGGCTCCCTTCACCTCCTTGTTTCTAATGGTATAAATAAAGGGATTCAGGAGGGGGGTGAGTATGGTATTTAGCACAGACACCACCTTATTAATCTTGAAGGATGAGTGTGCTGTGGGTCTTAGGTACATGAACAGAACAGCCCCATAGAGCAGGGAGACAACTGTCAGGTGAGAGGCACAGGTAGAGAAAGTCTTTTGGCGGCCAGTGGCTGAAGGAATCTGTAGGATTGTGGACAGGATGTAGATATAAGAAATCATATTAAAGAGGAGCGACCCTGGGATCACAAGGATGGTTGCCAGAACACCCAGGAGTTCTAAAATGCTGGTGTCTACGCAGGCTGCTTTCAAAATCGGCCCAACATCACAGTAGAAATGATTGATAACATTATTACCACAGAACGGCAACCGGATGAGCAGCATTGTCTGACAAAAGACAATGGTGAAGCCCACCACCCAGGAGCTCAGGGCCAGCTGCAGGCAGAGTTTGCTGGTCATGATGGTGGGGTAGCGAAGGGGCTTGCAGATGGCCAGGTAGCGGTCAAAAGACATGATAGTGAGGATCAAGAACTCGCTGGTgcccaggaagaaatggaagaaggcCTGCAGCAGGCAGCAGGAAATACAGATGACTGTTCTTGCTACTACAAAGGTTTCTAGCAGTTTGGGGATGACTGTGGTGGTGTACCAGATCTCTAGGAAAGACAAGTTACAAAGGAAGAAGTACATTGGAATTTGTAGCCTGGGCTCAGCCCACACAATGGCAATAATAAGCCCATTGCCTGCAAGGGTTAATATGTAGATGAGAAAGATTGCTATAAAGAGAGGTGTTTGCAGGCCTTGGATAACGGGGAAGCCTAAGAGGATGAATTCTGTGATTACCGTGCCATTTCTCATGCCCCTTGATACCCTAGAAAGACAAGCAAGAAAATAGCTCCTTAGAATCTTAGAGTACAGTTGATTATAGTTGAGACAAAAATAAGGAGTATTCTGACTATGTCAGGTCCTTCAGGACCTGACTCTATTTCAGGTCCTCCGTCAtccacatacaaatacacactgGCCGACCCTTCTTGACTGATGACTTGGCTGGTTCTTTTGCCAGCAAAACCAGCTTCTAATGGATTTTGAATTTATTAAATACACTTAATGAatgcaaagtatttttttcaCCCTTATACAACTATGAGAAAAATCATGTTAAATGTGGTTGCTTATAATCAATAATTcatgattcttttaaatttatagtgTGTATaataacatatgtatataaacatagcTGTGAGTTCATAAGAAATTAATCCCTACTCCCAAAGTCTAAAAATGAGTTCCTGATTATATTATAGATATGTTTAAGGAAGCCATTATTATGTGTGGGTGTCAGTGTGTGTATTAAAATAACCCCAAATCATTGCTATTATATTAGCAGTGAGATACAAGTTAGATAATAGAACAGGTGTTTTTCTAAAGAATCCATATCCACATTCTAGTTCAGACTCTTGTTAAAGgaatcaaaacatttaaaactaaatgaataaaactgTTTAGGAAGTAGAGAGATATATTgaactgaaattcaaaatttcaGAACAAGCTGAGTCAAAGCCTGTTATATGGAAGTACCTAATAAATGTATATTGGGTAAAGATCCACAGACACTAACCTACAAAAGTGAAAAGGTTAGTAAATGCTAAGGATAACAAAATGGAAGTTCTGAGAAGTACATTTTTGTCAAAACCTTTTTTTGTGACTAAATGTCTTTTTATACCAAGTAAAGTATTTCTATTTGTATATGCAAATTCATAGGCTGAGAACATCCTTTATGTTCTATTAAAATTCAGTAGAAAATAGTAAAactacttcctttcttcctgaggCTATTCTTCCATATGGGTTTCCTTTGAAATGGGTAAGATAAATTACAGTGAAATGAATTTCACAATTTTCAAAGTACATGAGAAACCTACCATGGAAGAGGCAACTTACAGTTCATTGAGAGGTTGTTTCATTCTTCCCTCATGTGAGATAACTGTAATTCTCTGAGGGCTTGCTTTGGGAAGAAAAACACCTCCATTTTCTCCTACCTCATTTCTAGACCAAGAAAAGATTATTCTTTGTCTGTAATGTCACAAGCTGTAGTGCCTTTCCACAAAATGATGAGAGACAGAGAAGTATTTGAATTATGCACAATATAACCAGCCATGAACCTAGTCTCTTTATATAGGATAGGTATGGAATTATCTTCATCCCCCA
Encoded here:
- the OR6X1 gene encoding olfactory receptor 6X1 — encoded protein: MRNGTVITEFILLGFPVIQGLQTPLFIAIFLIYILTLAGNGLIIAIVWAEPRLQIPMYFFLCNLSFLEIWYTTTVIPKLLETFVVARTVICISCCLLQAFFHFFLGTSEFLILTIMSFDRYLAICKPLRYPTIMTSKLCLQLALSSWVVGFTIVFCQTMLLIRLPFCGNNVINHFYCDVGPILKAACVDTSILELLGVLATILVIPGSLLFNMISYIYILSTILQIPSATGRQKTFSTCASHLTVVSLLYGAVLFMYLRPTAHSSFKINKVVSVLNTILTPLLNPFIYTIRNKEVKGALRKAITCPKTHYAK